One genomic window of Camelina sativa cultivar DH55 chromosome 5, Cs, whole genome shotgun sequence includes the following:
- the LOC109133115 gene encoding uncharacterized protein LOC109133115 — protein sequence MDPYVHLTKDTSTLLDSARPYREIIGRLLYLTITRPDITFAVHHLSQFLQFPTDAHMQAAHRILKYIKGSPGQGLFYSTSNETCVNAFADADWGTCTDTRRSITGFCVYIGKSLVSWKSKKQHVASHSSTESEYRSMAEVTREVLWIQQLLRDFRAPVTSIAKLFCDNKSAVYIATNPVFHEKTKHIEIDCHIVRDQIKLGILKTLHIGTENQLADILTKPLQTRQFHSLFHRMGLSNLYNPSMDPD from the coding sequence ATGGATCCATATGTTCACCTTACGAAGGACACAAGTACTCTTTTGGATTCGGCACGGCCTTACAGGGAGATTATTGGACGCCTTCTTTACCTCACGATCACAAGACCTGACATCACATTTGCGGTACATCATCTCAGTCAGTTCTTACAATTCCCTACTGATGCTCATATGCAAGCTGCACATCGGATtctcaagtacatcaaaggtaGTCCAGGTCAAGGTCTGTTCTACTCTACATCTAATGAGACTTGTGTGAATGCTTTTGCGGATGCGGATTGGGGAACCTGCACTGATACAAGGCGTTCGATTACTGGATTTTGTGTTTACATTGGTAAGTCACTTGTTTCTTGGAAATCCAAGAAACAGCATGTTGCGAGCCATAGCAGTACAGAGTCTGAGTATAGGAGCATGGCTGAGGTTACTCGGGAGGTCCTATGGATTCAGCAACTTCTTCGGGATTTTCGAGCTCCAGTTACCTCGATTGCTAAGCTCTTCTGTGACAACAAATCTGCAGTGTACATTGCCACAAATCCAGTGTTCCATGAAAAAACGAAGCACATAGAGATTGATTGCCATATTGTGCGAGATCAGATCAAGCTTGGGATCCTGAAGACACTGCACATTGGAACAGAGAACCAACTTGCTGATATCCTGACTAAGCCTTTGCAGACACGACAATTCCATTCTTTATTTCATCGAATGGGTTTGTCAAACCTTTACAATCCTTCTATGGATCCGGATTGA
- the LOC104789601 gene encoding E3 ubiquitin-protein ligase ORTHRUS 1-like: MVPLHWKGSHWNKRTSKIQSFDQTFAKMNEALRISCKMGYPVRVVRSHKEKRSAYAPEKGVRYDGVYRIEKCWRKVGIEGTFKVCRYLFVRCDNEAAPWASDDLGDRPRPLPVIPELKKATDLFVRKEKPSWDFDEADGRWKWMKSPPASRKCIAALDPEYRKIVRKRGKNSDDLGDRPRPLPVIPELKKATDLFVRKEKPSWDFDEADGRWKWMKSPPASRKCIAALDPEYRKIVRKRGKNSMMNKLRKEFSCQICQKVMSLPVTTPCAHNFCKGCLEAKFAGISQVRERSRGGRTLRAKKNVMTCPCCTIDLSEFLQNPQVNRELMEVIENLKKKEEESQAVDESSNDAAESSGGNTESEEEGGEEEEEEEAEPPSKKIKLDSDCVGAGN; encoded by the exons ATGGTTCCTCTACACTGGAAG GGATCTCACTGGAACAAGAGAACTAGCAAGATACAGTCTTTTGACCAGACATTTGCGAAAATGAATGAAGCTCTAAGAATTAGTTGCAAAATGGGCTATCCTGTCAGAGTTGTCAG GTCTCACAAGGAAAAGCGTTCTGCATATGCCCCTGAGAAAGGAGTGAGATATGATGGTGTTTACAGAATTGAGAAGTGCTGGCGAAAAGTTGGAATAGAG GGTACTTTTAAGGTCTGTCGTTACCTGTTTGTTAGATGTGACAATGAGGCAGCTCCATGGGCCag TGATGACCTTGGTGATCGTCCAAGGCCATTGCCTGTTATTCCTGAGCTCAAGAAAGCTACTGACCTGTTTGTGAGAAAGGAGAAGCCATCATGGGATTTTGAT GAAGCTGATGGTcgttggaaatggatgaagtcTCCACCTGCTAGTAGAAAGTGTATTGCTGCTCTGGATCCTGAGTATAGGAAGATCGTTAGGAAAAGAGGAAAGAATTC TGATGACCTTGGTGATCGTCCAAGGCCATTGCCTGTTATTCCTGAGCTCAAGAAAGCTACTGACCTGTTTGTGAGAAAGGAGAAGCCATCATGGGATTTTGAT GAAGCTGATGGTcgttggaaatggatgaagtcTCCACCTGCTAGTAGAAAGTGTATTGCTGCTCTGGATCCTGAGTATAGGAAGATCGTTAGGAAAAGAGGAAAGAATTCTATGATGAACAAACTACGCAAAG AATTCAGCTGCCAAATCTGTCAGAAAGTGATGAGTCTTCCGGTGACAACGCCTTGTGCTCACAACTTCTGCAAGGGGTGCTTAGAAGCTAAATTTGCTGGGATCTCTCAAGTGCGGGAGAGAAGCAGAGGCGGGCGCACACTACGTGCAAAGAAGAACGTCATGACCTGTCCTTGTTGCACTATTGACCTCTCTGAGTTTCTCCAGAACCCACAA GTGAACAGAGAACTGATGGAGGTGAttgagaatctgaagaagaaagaggaagagtcTCAAGCCGTTGATGAATCAAGCAATGACGCAGCAGAGTCTTCTGGAGGAAACACAGAGtccgaagaagaaggaggagaagaggaagaagaggaagaagctgaacCACCGAGTAAGAAGATCAAACTGGACAGCGACTGTGTTGGTGCTGGAAACTAA
- the LOC104787621 gene encoding putative F-box protein At1g65770, whose translation MADWSNLPEELLFLIAVRLFSVVELKRFRSICKSWRSSVPGDYAHFPNRPLFYVNQVPEISLSQWFSLVKIFLSRAAFFRVTLSSSPSQGWLIKSDADINSGKICLLEPLSRHPMTHSLTSVDLSDFTMSEIQESFALKTRGFIRVVLVKYKKGEAYHNRILGLDHYGEIKHRPWDRNKWRVLRKMADHKFSDIIVHKGLMYALDTRGIVWWINSRLEICMYGPPVDDNITYSLPGDKSFVECCGELYIVDRLCNRKAGFYSPNAETVGFKVYKFDEEIGQMMEVKSLGDKAFVLATDTGFSVLAHEYYGCLQNSIYFKDGKKELNVFKLDNGSGSSITTMSQFSQSCFQMFFPSFL comes from the coding sequence ATGGCAGATTGGTCTAACTTACCGGAGGAGCTCTTGTTCTTGATCGCTGTTCGATTGTTCTCCGTGGTCGAACTCAAGCGCTTCCGAAGCATATGCAAATCATGGCGCTCCTCCGTTCCCGGCGACTACGCTCACTTCCCGAACCGCCCTCTTTTCTACGTCAACCAAGTCCCagaaatctctctctcccaatGGTTCAGCCTTGTCAAAATATTTCTCTCACGTGCAGCCTTTTTCCGTGTCACCCTCTCCTCTTCCCCGAGCCAGGGCTGGCTTATCAAATCCGACGCGGACATCAACTCCGGGAAAATCTGTCTCCTCGAACCACTCTCGCGCCATCCGATGACACATTCGCTCACGAGTGTTGATCTTTCGGATTTCACTATGTCAGAGATTCAAGAATCATTTGCGCTTAAGACGAGAGGATTCATAAGAGTGGTGCTTGTCAAATATAAGAAAGGAGAAGCTTATCATAATCGGATTCTTGGACTCGACCATTACGGGGAGATCAAGCACAGGCCATGGGATAGAAATAAGTGGAGAGTACTCAGAAAGATGGCTGATCATAAATTCTCTGACATTATAGTTCACAAAGGACTAATGTATGCCTTGGATACACGAGGCATTGTGTGGTGGATTAATTCTCGTCTTGAAATATGTATGTACGGACCTCCAGTTGATGATAACATCACATATAGCCTGCCCGGAgacaagagctttgtggaatgTTGCGGAGAGCTTTACATTGTCGACCGACTTTGTAACAGAAAAGCTGGCTTCTATAGTCCGAATGCTGAAACAGTCGGTTTCAAGGTTTATAAGTTTGATGAGGAGATAGGACAAATGATGGAGGTTAagtctttgggagacaaagcattTGTGCTGGCTACCGACACTGGTTTCTCGGTTTTGGCTCATGAGTATTACGGATGTCTTCAGAACTCTATTTACTTCAAAGACGGCAAGAAAGAGCTTAATGTGTTTAAGCTAGACAATGGTAGTGGAAGTAGCATCACAACAATGTCCCAGTTTTCTCAGAgttgttttcaaatgttttttcctaGCTTTCTCTGA